A stretch of Tripterygium wilfordii isolate XIE 37 chromosome 11, ASM1340144v1, whole genome shotgun sequence DNA encodes these proteins:
- the LOC120009944 gene encoding basic 7S globulin-like: protein MNNNNNDKHEAIFDNKFQNILPYITNIEHLCLIPSIHISLFSLCSIQNIMASSPHFLLILLSFYCLTFVTNSQAPTKPNNFVLPLNKDPTTNLHVANVTKRTPQVQVPLVIDLNGEFLWVNCDQNYLSSTYGAPLCHSTQCVKANSHYCHKCSSSTTRPGCHNNSCGLMLENPITHQVGVGELAQDVLSMQSIQGPNPGPVVRVPNFLFACAPPQLNKWLPKNVQGVLGLGHAPLSLPNQLASYFGFQPKFALCLPSSGNGVILFGQGDFYFRPGVDVSHQLTYTPLKVSREGDYHIQLSSIKINQKLVPLNVSLLSNFGTMISTTTPYTLLEHSIYQSFTNFFTSQLSGAHQVKAVAPFGVCYDSKTIPTARAGGPVVPNIDLVLANQSSVWRVIGANSMVEVRPGVLCLGFVDGGLKPRASIVLGAHQLEDNYLEFNLAQSRLGFSSSLLLSRTSCSNFKFSTSTP, encoded by the coding sequence ATGAACAATAACAACAATGATAAACATGAAGCCATTTTTGACAATAAATTCCAAAACATTCTCCCCTATATAACCAACATTGAGCATTTGTGCTTAATACCCTCAATTCACATTTCACTATTTTCCCTTTGTTCCATCCAAAATATCATGGCTTCCTCTCCTCATTTCCTTCTCATATTGCTTTCTTTTTATTGCCTCACTTTTGTCACCAACTCTCAAGCCCCAACTAAGCCCAACAACTTTGTTTTGCCACTAAACAAAGACCCTACAACAAATCTTCATGTAGCCAATGTCACCAAAAGGACCCCTCAAGTGCAAGTTCCTTTGGTGATTGACCTAAATGGGGAGTTCTTGTGGGTTAATTGTGACCAAAACTACTTGTCAAGCACTTATGGTGCCCCTCTTTGTCACTCCACTCAATGTGTCAAAGCCAATAGTCACTATTGCCACAAGTGCTCCTCCTCCACAACTAGACCAGGGTGCCACAACAACTCATGTGGGCTCATGTTGGAGAACCCAATAACCCACCAAGTTGGTGTAGGTGAACTAGCCCAAGATGTGCTCTCAATGCAATCCATTCAGGGGCCCAACCCTGGTCCTGTGGTTAGGGTTCCTAACTTCCTCTTTGCTTGTGCACCTCCACAATTGAACAAATGGTTGCCCAAGAATGTTCAAGGTGTGTTAGGGTTAGGTCATGCCCCTCTTTCTCTACCAAACCAACTTGCCTCTTACTTTGGTTTCCAACCAAAATTTGCTCTCTGCCTCCCCAGTAGTGGCAATGGTGTCATATTGTTTGGACAAGGGGATTTCTATTTCCGTCCCGGTGTCGATGTTTCGCATCAATTAACCTACACCCCATTAAAGGTTAGTAGAGAAGGAGACTACCACATCCAACTTTCATCCATAAAAATCAACCAGAAGCTTGTTCCACTAAACGTGTCTTTGTTATCTAATTTTGGAACCATGATTAGTACTACAACACCTTATACACTTCTTGAACACTCAATCTACCAATCTTTCACCAACTTCTTTACCAGCCAGCTATCCGGGGCGCACCAAGTGAAGGCAGTGGCACCTTTTGGGGTGTGCTATGACTCGAAAACAATCCCAACTGCTCGAGCCGGCGGGCCGGTAGTTCCCAACATTGATCTTGTGTTGGCGAACCAAAGTTCTGTGTGGAGGGTTATTGgagcaaattcaatggtggaggTGCGACCGGGGGTGTTGTGTTTAGGGTTTGTGGATGGAGGGTTGAAGCCAAGAGCTTCAATTGTTCTAGGAGCTCATCAGTTGGAAGACAATTATCTAGAGTTTAATCTGGCTCAGTCTAGGCTTGGTTTTAGCTCTTCATTGCTGCTGTCTAGGACTTCATGCAGCAACTTCAAGTTCAGTACTTCCACTCCATAG
- the LOC120009319 gene encoding heavy metal-associated isoprenylated plant protein 33-like, translated as MSKQEFAKLQSCVLKVDIQCHCDGCKKKVKKLLQKVDGVYTTNIDADQGKVTVTGDVNPAALIKKLSKSGKHAELWVSQKGKNNVQHQFNDPFKNFQIDAHKSGKDNKSQKGPAQQKGKGGGGGGGQQFQQMQQQKGPKEMMKQQKSVKFNMNHEEFDASEDDFDDESDDFDGDFDDDFNEDDEEHHVHHQVPKGHQQVPNKMAPMGMMGNGNGLHGHQAMMNMINSQAKGGGGGGGGGKKGGAIDIPVSMKSGGGKNESKHGNNGGGKKGGGGGDGGKKGKAGNDKKQGGKDKNGGIMGFFGFGKKSKKGGGGGKDDADKSSTGNGGVGGGNKNGGGGKQGKGKGTDGVQDMKKMKNEFEIDVSKPGKGPKGGGGGGGGGGGPGGSNGTKSMGSMGPMGGQMGQMGNYGQMGMTQPAVRGLPAGAGGSMNGGYYNGMGGGGGGPGNPYTQQQYMPMMMNQQHPNMSDVYQYQMMYGRPNPAMNYMPPPPMPPHPSVRDPYTHYFSDENTDGGCNIM; from the exons atgagTAAGCAAGAGTTTGCCAAGCTCCAG TCTTGTGTGCTGAAAGTGGATATACAGTGTCACTGTGATGGCTGTAAGAAAAAAGTGAAGAAGCTGCTGCAAAAAGTTGATG gggtttacacaaccaacataGATGCAGACCAAGGTAAGGTTACAGTAACTGGAGATGTTAACCCAGCAGCACTTATCAAGAAACTTAGCAAGTCTGGAAAGCATGCAGAGCTGTGGGTGTCTCAGAAGGGTAAAAACAACGTCCAACACCAATTTAACGACCCGTTCAAGAACTTTCAAATTGATGCTCATAAGAGTGGCAAAGACAACAAGTCCCAAAAGGGCCCTGCCCAACAGAAGGGTAAgggtggcggtggcggtggaGGGCAACAATTCCAACAAATGCAACAACAGAAGGGGCCTAAGGAGATGATGAAGCAACAGAAATctgtcaaattcaacatgaatcATGAGGAATTTGATGCAAGTGAGGATGATTTTGATGATGAGTCCGATGACTTTGATGGTGACTTTGATGATGACTttaatgaagatgatgaagaacatcATGTTCATCATCAGGTCCCCAAAGGCCATCAACAAGTCCCCAACAAAATGGCTCCAATGGGTATGATGGGTAATGGGAATGGACTACATGGGCATCAAGCTATGATGAACATGATTAACAGCCAGGCCAAAGGTGGCGGgggtggtggcggtggtggaaAGAAAGGTGGGGCAATTGACATACCTGTTTCAATGAAGAGTGGGGGTGGAAAAAATGAATCTAAGCATGGAAATAATGGAGGAGGaaagaaaggaggaggaggtggcgATGGTGGTAAAAAGGGCAAAGCAGGGAATGATAAAAAACAAGGAGGTAAAGATAAAAATGGTGGTATTATGGGGTTCTTTGGATTTGGAAAGAAGAGTAAaaagggtggtggtggtggtaaggATGATGCTGATAAGAGTAGTACAGGAAATGGGGGAGTAGGTGGTGGGAACAAGAATGGTGGTGGGGGTAAACAAGGTAAGGGGAAAGGAACTGATGGGGTCCAGgatatgaagaaaatgaaaaatgagttTGAAATTGATGTCAGTAAGCCTGGAAAAGGACCCAaaggaggtggaggtggtggtggtggtggtggtggacctGGTGGTAGTAATGGCACTAAGAGC ATGGGCTCGATGGGTCCAATGGGTGGTCAGATGGGCCAGATGGGCAATTATGGACAGATGGGCATGACACAACCAGCAGTGCGAGGACTACCAGCAGGTGCAGGAGGGTCAATGAATGGTGGATATTATAATGGTATggggggaggaggaggagggccAGGGAATCCTTATACTCAACAGCAATACATGCCTATGATGATGAATCAACAGCATCCCAATATGAGTGATGTGTATCAATATCAAATGATGTATGGACGGCCTAATCCGGCCATGAACTACATGCCGCCGCCACCGATGCCTCCACATCCATCGGTGAGGGACCCTTACACTCACTATTTCAGTGATGAGAATACAGACGGTGGTTGCAACATCATGTAG